A single Candoia aspera isolate rCanAsp1 chromosome 7, rCanAsp1.hap2, whole genome shotgun sequence DNA region contains:
- the TBK1 gene encoding serine/threonine-protein kinase TBK1, whose protein sequence is MQSTSNYLWLLSDILGQGATANVFRGRHKKTGDLYAVKVFNNFSFLRPLDVQMREFEVLKKLNHKNIVKLFAIEEETTSRHKVLVMEFCPCGSLYTVLEEPSNAYGLPETEFLIVLRDVVAGMNHLRENGIVHRDIKPGNIMRVIGEDGQSVYKLTDFGAARELDDDEQFVSLYGTEEYLHPDMYERAVLRKEHQKKYGATVDLWSIGVTFYHAATGSLPFRPFEGPRRNKEVMYKIITGKPSGAISGVQKAENGPIEWSRDMPVSCSLSKGLQVLLTPVLANILEADQEKCWGFDQFFAETSDILHRIIIHVFSLQQMTAHKIYIHNHNNAAIFNELVYKQTKIPSHNQELIYEGRRLVLEPSRLAQVFPKTTEENPIIVVSREAVNIIGLLYEEILLPKVHQRYDLDSDASMAKAVTGVVCYACRVARALLLYQELMRKGIRWLIEIIKDDYNETFHKKIEVVIKLEFCNRNTEKAMKIYQSLAPSEVDEISDIHSKLLLLSSSQGTIETSLQDIKNKLSPSGLLSDSWTNQDGTHPKDRNPERLQVLLSSITDIYYQFKKDKAERRLPYNEEQIHKFDKQKLFLHASKAMTLFKEECVSKYETFLDKAEDWMRQMLLLRKQLLALRKLCFDIEEEVSKYQDYVNELQETLPQKMFASSGGIKHTINPVYPSSNTLVEMTLGMKKLKEEMEGVVKELAENNHLLERFGALTMDGGPRNVDCM, encoded by the exons ATGCAGAGCACTTCAAATTATCTGTGGCTTCTATCAGACATCCTGGGACAAGGAGCTACTGCAAATGTTTTCCGTGGACGACACAAG AAAACTGGAGACTTGTATGCTGTCAAAGTATTTAATAACTTCAGCTTCCTTCGTCCTTTGGATGTTCAGATGAGGGAGTTTGAAGTGTTAAAGAAACTAAATCACAAGAACATTGTCAAATTATTTGCCATAGAAGAAGAG acaaCTTCTAGACATAAAGTCCTTGTTATGGAATTTTGTCCATGTGGCAGTTTATATACAGTTTTAGAAGAGCCATCTAATGCCTATGGGTTGCCAGAAACAGAATTCTTAATTGTATTGAGAGATGTTG tggctggtatgaatcaTCTTCGAGAAAATGGAATAGTGCATCGTGACATCAAACCAGGCAATATAATGCGTGTTATAGGTGAAGATGGTCAATCAGTTTACAAACTGACAGATTTTGGGGCTGCTAGGGAGTTGGATGATGATGAACAGTTTGTCTCCCTCTATGGAACAGAAGAATATTTG CATCCTGACATGTACGAGCGAGCAGTATTGCGGAAAGAGCACCAAAAGAAGTATGGGGCAACAGTTGATTTGTGGAGCATTGGAGTGACCTTTTATCATGCTGCAACTGGAAGTCTACCATTTCGACCTTTTGAAGGGCCACGTAGAAATAAGGAAGTGAT GTATAAAATTATAACTGGAAAGCCTTCTGGTGCAATATCTGGAGTACAGAAAGCAGAAAATGGTCCCATTGAATGGAGTCGTGATATGCCTGTTTCCTGTAGTCTTTCTAA GGGGTTGCAGGTACTACTCACACCTGTCCTTGCAAATATCCTTGAAGCGGATCAAGAGAAATGTTGGGGATTTGATCAGTTTTTTGCAGAGACAAGTGACATACTTCATCGGATAATTATTCATGTCTTCTCTCTTCAACAAATGACCGCACACAAAATTTATATTCACAATCATAATAA TGCTGCCATATTTAATGAACTTGTCTACAAACAGACAAAAATACCTTCACACAATCAAGAATTGATATATGAAGGCCGGCGTTTAGTATTAGAGCCCAGCAGATTGGCACAAGTTTTCCCTAAAACCACAGAGGAAAATCCTATCATTGTAGTAAGCAGAGAAGCTGTAAACATCATAGGATTACTCTATGAAGAAA TTTTACTTCCTAAGGTTCATCAACGTTATGACTTGGACAGTGATGCAAGTATGGCAAAA gCAGTGACAGGGGTTGTATGTTATGCCTGCAGAGTTGCCAGAGCTTTACTGCTTTATCAAGAACTCATGCGAAAAGGAATCAGATGGCTaat TGAAATCATCAAAGACGATTACAATGAAACATTTCACAAAAAGATAGAGGTTGTTATCAAGCTGGAATTCTGTAacagaaatacagagaaagctatgAAAAT ATATCAAAGTCTGGCACCATCAGAAGTGGATGAAATTTCAGACATACACTCAAAACTGTTACTG CTTTCTAGTTCTCAGGGAACAATAGAGACCAGTCTTCAAGATATCAAAAACAAACTTTCTCCTAGTGGCTTACTGTCTGACAGCTGGACCAACCAGGATGGTACACATCCAAAAGATAGAAA TCCAGAAAGGCTGCAAGTCCTTCTGAGTTCCATAACAGACATTTATTATCAATTCAAAAAAGACAAAGCAGAAAGAA GACTTCCTTATAATGAAGAACAAATTCACAAATTTGACAA GCAGAAGCTGTTTTTGCATGCCTCAAAAGCCATGACTCTGTTCAAGGAAGAATGTGTCAGCAAATATGAAACTTTCTTAGACAAGGCAGAGGATTGGATGAGGCAA ATGCTCCTTCTAAGGAAACAATTACTAGCTCTTAGAAAACTATGTTTTGATATTGAAGAAGAGGTGTCCAAATACCAAGACTATGTAAATGAG TTACAAGAAACTTTGCCCCAAAAGATGTTTGCTTCTTCCGGTGGGATCAAACATACAATTAATCCAGTTTATCCAAGTTCAAACACCTTGGTGGAAATGACTCTTGG tatgaagaaactgaaagaagaaatggagggtGTTGTTAAAGAATTAGCTGAAAATAATCATCTTTTAGAAAG GTTTGGTGCTTTGACAATGGATGGTGGCCCACGAAATGTAGATTGTATGTAG